The Salminus brasiliensis chromosome 8, fSalBra1.hap2, whole genome shotgun sequence genome has a window encoding:
- the LOC140560760 gene encoding uncharacterized protein C13orf42 codes for MFKKINAVFRPNHGHRSQEDYHNACTVKLVRSTSMLVVGEKSGVRQDSTLKRSVSAVSVESSTALYYYHRREDRVWLYSQNQNCLEYLQELVALRRQYTKSISDLKHAERRETVSGKKKPAPQPPRPPRHRTVQRSSPEPSAPPVPNEEDTLQFFDAVIASCDAERSRKPHVDDGHADVDFVVATSTCEHDLHSNWVLRDPRRISMDESRLKQADLSSEQGAWKKVIGGTTGARRLQRNPIHLPKVVESAFQTLRFKPKLKKKD; via the exons ATGTTCAAGAAGATCAATGCCGTTTTCCGCCCCAACCACGGGCACCGGTCCCAGGAGGACTACCACAATGCCTGCACCGTAAAGCTGGTGCGCAGCACATCTATGCTCGTGGTCGGGGAGAAGAGCGGTGTGCGGCAAGACTCCACCCTGAAGAGGAGTGTTAGTGCGGTCAGTGTGGAGTCCAGCACGGCTCTGTACTACTACCATAGGCGAGAGGACAGGGTATGGCTTTACTCCCAGAACCAGAACTGTCTGGAGTACCTACAGGAACTGGTGGCGCTCCGACGACAGTACACCAAGAGCATCAGTGACCTCAAGCATGCGGAACGTCGAGAGACTGTCTCTGGCAAGAAGAAGCCGGCACCACAGCCGCCACGGCCGCCACGGCACAGAACCGTCCAG CGTTCCAGTCCAGAGCCCTCAGCTCCACCAGTCCCCAATGAAGAGGACACGCTGCAGTTCTTCGATGCAGTTATTGCAAGCTGCGACGCTGAGCGCAGCAGAAAACCCCATGTGGATGACGGCCATGCCGACGTGGACTTTGTAG TGGCTACCAGTACGTGTGAACATGACCTCCACTCCAACTGGGTTTTGCGGGACCCTCGGCGGATCTCCATGGACGAGTCTCGCCTGAAGCAGGCAGACCTGAGCTCAGAGCAAGGCGCCTGGAAGAAGGTGATTGGTGGGACCACAGGTGCTAGGCGTCTGCAGAGAAACCCCATCCACCTGCCCAAAGTGGTAGAGAGCGCCTTCCAGACCTTGCGCTTCAAACCCAAGCTGAAGAAGAAAGATTAG
- the LOC140561437 gene encoding TLR adapter interacting with SLC15A4 on the lysosome, whose protein sequence is MLCESSLWRMALCSDSDHVDPAAPCPAGSPKSPPLTSSPSAQKMLPPVRSSPKKHSSSFSEETQSQQGGVFSQSSSPLDWRRLSPGVGIPGRGESSGAEAFLVPSSCHSICQHYSDLHIAGGQVLPLSPSAGDPEGSDLQDLHHGPFLLSRDVPPPSLLPPPQVPEPRTTRWREGSGRERPSLLQDGRPLSNSQLNSYLEQKLLELYKEYLTEGPAGPRPLMASEILQSSLSQITLQLSREQKLETTRAKDMLLSFLLRATSSSQSSQISTPQLQISSQTK, encoded by the coding sequence ATGCTGTGTGAAAGCAGTCTCTGGCGCATGGCGTTATGCAGCGACTCTGACCATGTGGACCCTGCTGCTCCCTGCCCAGCAGGATCTCCGAAATCTCCTCCACTGACTTCATCCCCATCGGCACAAAAAATGCTGCCTCCAGTCCGCTCATCGCCGAAGAAGCACAGCAGCAGCTTTTCTGAAGAGACCCAGTCCCAGCAGGGCGGGGTCTTCTCCCAGTCTTCTTCTCCACTGGACTGGCGGCGTCTCTCTCCAGGCGTAGGCATCCCAGGGAGGGGAGAATCCTCAGGAGCCGAGGCCTTCCTGGTGCCTTCCAGCTGCCACAGCATCTGCCAGCACTACAGCGACCTGCACATCGCAGGGGGCCAGGTCCTGCCCCTCAGTCCCAGCGCTGGAGATCCAGAGGGCAGTGACTTGCAGGACCTCCATCATGGACCCTTCCTTCTTTCCAGAGATGTTCCTCCCCCCTCCTTGCTTCCGCCTCCCCAGGTCCCAGAGCCTAGGACCACCAGATGGAGGGAGGGCAGCGGGCGTGAGCGTCCTTCTCTGCTGCAGGATGGTCGCCCACTCTCCAACTCCCAGCTGAACAGCTACCTGGAGCAGAAGCTGTTGGAGCTGTACAAAGAGTACCTGACCGAGGGCCCGGCCGGGCCACGACCCCTCATGGCCTCCGAGATTCTGCAGAGCAGCTTGAGCCAGATCACGCTGCAGCTGAGTCGGGAACAGAAGCTGGAGACGACGCGGGCCAAAGACATGCTGCTCAGCTTTCTGCTGAGAgccaccagcagctcacagtCCAGCCAGATCAGCACCCCACAGCTGCAGATCTCCTCCCAGACAAAGTGA
- the LOC140561436 gene encoding E3 ubiquitin-protein ligase TRIM35-like yields the protein MASRSFSEEDFSCPVCCDIFRDPVVLLCSHSVCKECLQRFWETKGSRECPVCRIRSSMEVPPRNLALKNLCETFLKERSQRASAGSETLCSLHSETLRLFCLDDQQPACVVCQTSRKHTNHKFCPIDEAVTDCKEEIRTALKPLKEKLEIFKKCKLNWDQTAEHIKAQARHTERKIKEDFKKLHQFLRKEEAARIAALREEEKQKSQTMKEKIEKMSREISALSDTIRAIEEEMGAGDVSFLQNYKTTVKRTQCTLQDPERLSGALLNVGKHLANLKFTVWKKMQEMVQFTPVTLDPNTAYPKLLLSDDLASVRVTTEEQQLLDNPERFDRYLFVVGSESFNSGTHCWDVEVRDTTNWILGVMTESAQRKGDILSRSGVWYVWYNSGTYQARSTPQPDIFPSVSQKVQRVRVQLDWDRGELSFSDPLTNTHLHTFTHTFTERVFPLFYTISSLSVNSVKLSVSVNQFS from the exons ATGGCTTCCAGATCTTTCTCAGAGGAGGATTTCTCCTGTCCTGTGTGCTGTGACATCTTCAGGGACCCTGTTGTCCTGCTCTGTAGCCACagtgtgtgtaaagagtgtcTGCAAAGGTTCTGGGAGACCAAAGGATCCAGAGAATGTCCAGTTTGTAGGATAAGATCTTCAATGGAAGTTCCTCCCAGAAACCTGGCTTTAAAGAACCTGTGTGAGACCTTCTTAAAGGAGAGAAGTCAGAGAGCTTCAGCAGGGTCTGAAACACTCTGCAGTCTGCACAGTGAGACCCTCAGACTCTTCTGTCTGGACGATCAGCAGCCTGCATGTGTGGTGTGTCAAACTTCAAGGAAACACACCAACCACAAGTTCTGCCCCATCGATGAGGCTGTAACAGACTGCAAG GAGGAGATCAGAACTGCTCTGAAGCCCCTAAAGGAGAAACTAGAGATCTTTAAGAAGTGTAAACTGAACTGGGATCAGACTGCAGAGCATATAAAG GCTCAGGCCCGACACACAGAGAGGAAGATTAAGGAGGACTTTAAGAAGCTTCACCAGTTCCTACGAAAGGAAGAGGCAGCCCGGATAGCTGCACTGAGGGAGGAAGAGAAGCAGAAGAGTCAGACGATGAAGGAGAAGATTGAGAAGATGAGCAGAGAGATATCAGCACTTTCAGACACTATCAGAGCCATAGAAGAGGAGATGGGAGCTGGAGACGTGTCTTTCCTACAG AACTACAAGACCACCGTGAAAAG AACCCAGTGCACACTACAGGATCCAGAGAGGCTTTCAGGAGCTCTGCTCAACGTGGGGAAACATCTGGCCAACCTGAAGTTCACAGTCTGGAAGAAGATGCAGGAGATGGTTCAGTTTA CTCCTGTAACTCTGGATCCCAACACTGCTTATCCTAAACTCCTCCTGTCTGATGATCTGGCCAGTGTGAGAGTCACCACTGAGGAACAGCAGCTTCTTGATAATCCAGAGAGATTTGATcggtatttatttgttgttggaTCTGAGAGCTTTAACTCAGGAACACACTGCTGGGATGTTGAAGTTCGAGACACTACGAACTGGATTCTGGGAGTGATGACAGAATCTGCTCAGAGGAAGGGAGATATATTGTCTAGGAGTGGAGTGTGGTATGTGTGGTATAACAGTGGAACATATCAAGCCCGTTCTACACCACAGCCAGACATTTTCCCCTCAGTGTCACAGAAAGTGCAGAGGGTCCGAGTTCAGCTGGACTGGGACAGAGGAGAACTCTCATTCTCTGATCctctcactaacacacacttacacactttcacacacacattcactgagAGAGTGTTTCCGTTGTTTTATACCATCAGCTCTCTTTCTGTCAATTCAGTTAAGTTGAGTGTGTCAGTGAATCAGTTCAGTTGA